The following proteins are encoded in a genomic region of Planococcus lenghuensis:
- a CDS encoding bifunctional diguanylate cyclase/phosphodiesterase, whose amino-acid sequence MQLQAISNEQQATIEWLRRLGESFHTSFSVVDPHREELPVVYANDAYCAMTGYALEEIVGLPARFLGTENIDQADAADLCRAIRQGEAGTFERMICYKNRRPCWNELTLQPVFGESDVILFTIVAAKDITRRKQAEALVGLQRAMYTGIESGAPLADLLQKICDTVESFFEQGTACSILTVDRDGRFQVGAGNSLPDELLQAVKGQRADGEIGSCGAAYSRKTIVISEDISTDPLWKSLKDMVMGYGFNSCWSLPIFKSEQLVFGSFGIYFSSRHAPSPEELEFISQISPLITLAVNYREQQMEVLRLSYKDPGTDLPNRHFFLDQLQERGVVNSTGFIAFISILEYPDIIDQYGHRAGDTLIRKLGRRLGALHLSAADCTARFSGATLSFYSDVEAAGMDGALKKISEVLTEPLEVADMRLFPTVKVGVVPLAAAVQNIEEWLRSADSALSEAKKQPGEAVVFFDAEWNEHLLQEQKLAQELTPALLREEVRMYLQPKVNLSTGEVIGFEALARWYSAEYGHVSPDVFISAAERTGKIRLLEQQMLNQVLEWLRSRQDRGLCLRQVAVNISADHFFHCTFSEDMKRLVTLAGIRPELIRFELTESIGFTDFDAAIRVFCQLKQDGFACSIDDFGTGYSSLSYLQMLPVSEIKIDRSFILNLEEEGTQAIVRAIIQLAGNLKMTPVAEGIELDAQREFLLDAGCAVGQGYYFYRPLPVEEADEL is encoded by the coding sequence ATGCAGCTGCAGGCAATCAGCAACGAACAGCAAGCGACAATTGAATGGCTCCGCCGGCTTGGGGAGAGTTTCCACACGAGTTTCAGCGTTGTGGATCCGCACCGGGAAGAATTGCCCGTCGTGTATGCGAATGACGCTTACTGTGCCATGACCGGTTATGCCCTTGAAGAAATCGTCGGGTTGCCGGCGCGATTTCTGGGGACAGAAAACATTGACCAGGCTGATGCTGCGGACCTTTGCCGCGCGATCCGGCAAGGGGAGGCTGGTACATTTGAACGGATGATCTGCTATAAGAACCGGCGTCCATGCTGGAACGAGCTGACCCTGCAGCCGGTATTCGGAGAGTCGGATGTCATTCTCTTCACAATTGTGGCTGCCAAGGATATCACGCGGCGCAAACAGGCGGAAGCACTCGTCGGCCTGCAGCGGGCGATGTACACAGGGATTGAATCCGGGGCGCCGCTTGCCGATCTCCTGCAGAAAATTTGTGACACAGTGGAATCTTTTTTCGAGCAGGGGACCGCCTGTTCCATCCTGACGGTTGACCGGGACGGCCGCTTTCAAGTCGGTGCTGGGAATTCCTTGCCGGATGAACTGCTGCAGGCGGTAAAAGGGCAGCGGGCGGATGGCGAAATCGGATCGTGCGGTGCGGCATATAGCCGGAAAACGATCGTGATTTCAGAAGATATCAGTACCGACCCGTTATGGAAATCGCTGAAAGACATGGTAATGGGCTACGGTTTCAACTCCTGCTGGTCGCTGCCGATTTTTAAATCGGAACAGCTGGTATTCGGCTCATTCGGTATTTATTTTTCTTCCCGGCATGCGCCATCGCCGGAAGAACTTGAATTCATCAGCCAAATCAGTCCGCTCATCACACTGGCTGTCAATTACCGGGAACAGCAAATGGAAGTGCTCCGTCTGTCTTATAAAGACCCCGGCACGGATTTGCCGAACCGGCATTTCTTTCTCGATCAGCTCCAGGAACGCGGGGTGGTCAATTCCACTGGGTTCATCGCCTTCATTTCCATCTTGGAGTATCCCGATATTATTGACCAGTACGGGCATCGGGCCGGCGATACGCTGATCCGGAAGCTGGGCAGGCGGCTCGGTGCGCTGCACTTATCGGCTGCGGATTGCACGGCCCGCTTTTCGGGTGCGACACTTTCATTTTATTCTGATGTTGAAGCGGCCGGGATGGATGGGGCCCTGAAAAAGATTTCAGAAGTGCTGACTGAGCCGCTTGAAGTGGCGGATATGCGGTTGTTTCCAACCGTGAAAGTCGGGGTGGTGCCGCTGGCGGCAGCTGTACAAAACATCGAGGAATGGCTGCGCTCTGCTGACAGTGCATTGTCTGAAGCGAAAAAGCAGCCAGGAGAGGCTGTTGTTTTTTTCGATGCGGAATGGAACGAACACCTGCTGCAGGAACAGAAGCTGGCCCAGGAACTGACGCCTGCACTGTTGCGGGAAGAAGTGCGGATGTACCTGCAGCCCAAAGTGAATTTATCGACCGGGGAAGTGATCGGTTTTGAAGCGTTGGCCCGCTGGTACTCCGCTGAATACGGTCACGTATCACCGGATGTGTTCATTTCAGCCGCTGAACGGACCGGGAAAATCCGCTTGCTGGAACAGCAGATGTTGAATCAGGTGCTCGAATGGCTGCGGAGCCGGCAGGACCGCGGACTTTGTCTTCGGCAGGTGGCGGTCAATATTTCAGCGGATCATTTCTTCCATTGCACATTCTCGGAAGACATGAAGCGACTGGTGACGCTCGCCGGCATCCGGCCGGAACTCATCCGGTTCGAATTGACGGAAAGCATCGGGTTCACAGATTTCGATGCGGCCATCCGCGTATTCTGCCAGCTCAAGCAGGATGGGTTTGCCTGCTCGATCGATGACTTCGGAACGGGCTACTCATCGCTCAGTTACCTGCAGATGCTGCCGGTCTCTGAAATCAAAATTGATCGCTCTTTCATTTTGAACCTTGAAGAAGAAGGAACGCAGGCCATTGTCCGGGCAATCATTCAACTGGCCGGGAACCTGAAAATGACACCCGTGGCAGAAGGCATTGAACTGGACGCGCAGCGTGAATTTCTCCTGGATGCCGGCTGCGCGGTCGGACAAGGCTATTATTTCTACCGGCCGCTCCCGGTGGAAGAAGCGGATGAATTATAG
- the glyA gene encoding serine hydroxymethyltransferase, which translates to MELIKQQDLEVFDAMQAEKNRQEANIELIASENFVSEAVMEAQGSVLTNKYAEGYPGKRYYGGCEFVDVAENIARDRLKKLFGADHANVQPHSGSQANMAVYMAAVEPGDTILGMNLSHGGHLTHGSPVNFSGIQYNFVEYGVDKETQLIDYEAVRQIALEHKPKLIVAGASAYPRQLDFAKFREIADEVGAYLMVDMAHIAGLVAAGVHPNPVPHAHFVTSTTHKTLRGPRGGLILCKEEFAKKVDKKIFPGIQGGPLMHVIAAKAVAFGEALQPEFNTYIEQVVKNAKTLADALQSEGIDIVSGGTDNHLLLIDLRSLGLTGKVAEHALDEVGLTTNKNTIPFDPESPFVTSGIRIGTAAVTTRGFKEAEMQEIAAVIASILKNPEDGDVKKEAAERVANLTSNYPLYK; encoded by the coding sequence ATGGAATTGATTAAGCAGCAGGACCTGGAAGTGTTTGACGCAATGCAGGCCGAGAAAAATCGGCAGGAAGCGAATATTGAACTGATCGCTTCGGAGAACTTTGTTTCAGAAGCCGTCATGGAAGCGCAAGGATCTGTTCTGACAAATAAGTATGCGGAAGGTTATCCGGGCAAGCGTTACTACGGCGGCTGTGAATTCGTCGATGTGGCGGAAAATATCGCCCGAGACCGGTTAAAGAAATTATTCGGCGCCGACCACGCCAACGTTCAGCCGCATTCCGGCTCACAGGCGAACATGGCCGTTTACATGGCAGCTGTTGAGCCGGGCGATACCATTCTCGGCATGAACCTGTCGCACGGCGGGCATCTGACGCATGGCAGTCCGGTCAATTTCAGCGGCATTCAGTACAATTTCGTGGAATATGGCGTCGATAAAGAAACGCAGCTCATCGATTATGAAGCGGTTCGTCAAATCGCTTTGGAGCATAAACCGAAACTCATCGTTGCTGGTGCAAGTGCCTATCCGCGTCAATTGGATTTCGCGAAATTCCGTGAAATTGCAGATGAAGTCGGCGCTTACCTGATGGTCGATATGGCGCATATCGCCGGGCTCGTGGCAGCAGGCGTACATCCAAATCCGGTGCCGCATGCGCATTTTGTGACGTCCACGACCCATAAAACGCTCCGTGGCCCGCGCGGCGGTCTGATCCTCTGCAAAGAGGAATTCGCGAAGAAAGTCGACAAAAAGATTTTCCCGGGGATTCAGGGCGGCCCGCTCATGCATGTCATTGCCGCGAAAGCAGTCGCGTTCGGCGAAGCGCTCCAGCCGGAGTTCAACACGTACATCGAGCAAGTCGTAAAAAACGCAAAAACGCTGGCTGACGCACTCCAATCGGAAGGCATCGATATCGTCTCTGGCGGCACGGACAATCACTTGCTCCTGATCGACCTCCGTTCACTCGGCCTTACGGGTAAAGTGGCAGAGCATGCGCTTGATGAAGTCGGCCTTACGACGAATAAAAATACCATTCCGTTCGACCCGGAAAGCCCATTCGTCACATCCGGCATCCGGATCGGCACAGCCGCCGTTACAACGCGCGGTTTCAAGGAAGCGGAGATGCAGGAAATCGCGGCCGTCATCGCATCGATTCTGAAGAATCCGGAAGACGGGGACGTAAAGAAAGAAGCTGCGGAACGGGTTGCAAACCTTACATCGAATTACCCGCTTTACAAGTAA
- a CDS encoding TIGR01440 family protein, with the protein MDTLWELQLAEVLDELERHMEFRKGQLFVVGCSTSEIVGKRIGTAGGLDVAESLYGPLERFAKKHGLHLAFQGCEHINRALTVERKTAEKFNLDPVTVIPVARAGGSMSAHAYSVMEDPVVVESIQAHAGIDIGQTLIGMHLKHVAVPVRTSVKLIGEAVITAAKTRPKLIGGARAAYDREAVHLREGHGKRHGDGID; encoded by the coding sequence ATGGATACACTTTGGGAATTACAGCTGGCTGAAGTGTTGGATGAATTGGAAAGGCACATGGAATTCCGCAAAGGGCAGCTGTTCGTCGTCGGCTGCTCGACGTCAGAAATCGTCGGAAAACGCATTGGCACGGCCGGCGGACTCGATGTAGCGGAAAGCCTGTACGGACCGCTGGAACGCTTTGCGAAAAAGCATGGCCTTCATCTTGCGTTTCAGGGCTGCGAACATATCAACCGGGCGTTGACGGTCGAACGGAAAACGGCGGAAAAATTCAACCTTGACCCAGTTACCGTTATTCCGGTTGCGCGGGCAGGCGGTTCCATGAGCGCCCATGCGTACAGCGTCATGGAAGACCCGGTCGTTGTGGAAAGCATTCAGGCGCATGCAGGGATCGATATTGGCCAGACGCTGATCGGCATGCATTTAAAACATGTCGCCGTTCCGGTGCGCACTTCTGTTAAACTGATAGGGGAAGCGGTGATTACGGCAGCAAAGACCCGGCCGAAGCTGATTGGCGGAGCCCGCGCTGCATATGACCGTGAAGCAGTTCATTTACGAGAGGGGCATGGGAAAAGACATGGAGATGGAATTGATTAA
- the rpiB gene encoding ribose 5-phosphate isomerase B, with product MNIAISSDHGGNNLRREIISLLEEMGIDYTDFGPQDDGSVDYPDFAKPVADGVAGGEFDRGILICGTGIGMSIAANKVKGIRCALVHDVFTAKVTREHNDSNILAMGERVIGAGLAREIARTWLEGEFEGGRHERRIAKVTALES from the coding sequence ATGAATATAGCAATTTCATCAGATCACGGAGGCAATAATCTCCGCAGAGAAATCATCAGCCTGCTCGAAGAAATGGGCATTGATTATACAGATTTCGGACCGCAGGATGATGGCTCCGTCGATTATCCGGATTTTGCAAAACCGGTGGCGGATGGCGTGGCAGGCGGTGAATTTGATCGGGGCATTCTGATCTGCGGCACAGGGATCGGCATGTCGATCGCGGCCAATAAAGTCAAAGGCATCCGCTGTGCGCTTGTCCACGATGTATTCACGGCAAAAGTGACCCGGGAACATAACGATTCCAACATCCTGGCGATGGGTGAACGGGTGATCGGCGCGGGGCTTGCACGGGAAATCGCCCGCACCTGGCTTGAAGGGGAATTTGAAGGCGGACGGCATGAACGGCGGATCGCCAAAGTAACTGCACTGGAGAGCTGA
- a CDS encoding low molecular weight protein arginine phosphatase has translation MNIFFVCTGNTCRSPMAEAILKAKQLDGMDARSAGLFAGGGPISGHARNVLTEEGIDTDHQSRSVTPDDIDWATLVLTMTKAHKDALIRSYPGAGHKIYTLKEYVYGEEHDVSDPYGGSESQYRETYRELKGLLAGLEQRLDNQ, from the coding sequence ATGAATATTTTCTTTGTCTGCACCGGAAATACATGCCGGAGTCCGATGGCGGAAGCGATTCTGAAAGCCAAACAACTCGATGGCATGGATGCCCGGTCTGCCGGTCTGTTCGCGGGCGGCGGTCCGATTTCCGGCCATGCCCGGAATGTTCTGACGGAAGAAGGAATCGACACGGATCACCAGTCCCGCTCTGTGACACCTGATGATATCGACTGGGCGACGTTGGTGCTCACCATGACGAAAGCGCATAAAGATGCCCTCATCCGGAGCTATCCGGGTGCCGGGCATAAAATATACACGCTGAAGGAATATGTGTACGGGGAAGAACATGATGTGTCCGATCCGTACGGCGGCTCCGAGTCGCAGTACAGAGAGACGTACCGGGAGCTGAAGGGGCTGCTGGCCGGTCTGGAACAACGGCTGGACAATCAATAG